AACTCAGGCCTTTTTCTACCACTAAATGCGGTAAACTGGGCCTTTGTCTAGTATAAACATACTTTAAAATTGTCACCAAAATTGGGGCCATCACTACATTTACAGTCAAAAAGATAGCTTCCGTATACCACTTCTTAATCAAAAACAACAACAATAGAAATCCTAATATAATGACCACATATCGTGCACTTCCAAAATGCGTCACCTGTTTAAAAAAAGAAGTTGAAGTAGCTGAGAGATCTCGTCTAATCACTTGTTGGATACTACTGTCCACGCTTGTCAAACTGTTCGGAAAAAACTTGACTAAATAGCCAAGCATAACAAACATCACTAAGCCAAAACTGGCATTTAATTGATAAATTTTTTTCTGTTTCATCTCTCCATTATAACAAAAAAAGCCATCTAATCAAATATAGATGGCTTTACTTTTTTATAACTCCGCTTGCAAGACTCGAACTTGCGACATCATGATTAACAGTCATGCGCTACTACCAACTGAGCTAAAGCGGAATATCGCTTGGCACCGACCTTATCTCACAGGGGGCAACCCCCAACTACTTCCGGCGTAATGAGACTTAACTACTGTGTTCGACATGGGAACAGGTGTATCTCTCATGCAATAAGCACCAAACTTTTCGCGAATATCTAAACTTGCGTTTGAACATTCAAAACTGAATAACATTTCTCTAAAATAACTCACTAAACCAAAACGTTTAAAACTTAAACTCTACTAGGTAAAGTCCTCGAGCTATTAGTACTAGTCCGCTCCAAGCATCGCTGCCCTTCCACTTCTAGCCTATCTACCTGATCATCTCTCAGGGCTCTTAATTCATAAAGAATGGGAAATCTCATCTTGAGGTAGGTTTCACACTTAGATGCTTTCAGCGTTTATCCTTTCCCTACATAGCTACCCAGCGATGCCTTTGGCAAGACAACTGGTACACCAGCGGTAAGTCCACCCCGGTCCTCTCGTACTAAGGGCAGATCCTCTCAAATTTCCTACGCCCGCGACGGATAGGGACCGAACTGTCTCACGACGTTCTGAACCCAGCTCGCGTGCCGCTTTAATGGGCGAACAGCCCAACCCTTGGGACCGACTACAGCCCCAGGATGCGACGAGCCGACATCGAGGTGCCAAACCTCCCCGTCGATGTGAACTCTTGGGGGAGATAAGCCTGTTATCCCCAGGGTAGCTTTTATCCGTTGAGCGATGGCCCTTCCATGCGGTACCACCGGATCACTAAGTCCTACTTTCGTACCTGCTCGACTTGTAAGTCTCGCAGTCAATCTCCCTTATACCTTTACACTCTACGCATGATTTCCAACCATGCTGAGGGAAACTTTGAGCGCCTCCGTTACTCTTTAGGAGGCGACCGCCCCAGTCAAACTGCCCAGCAGACACTGTCTCCCACGCCGATTAGGCGTGCGGGTTAGAGTAGCCATTACACAAGGGTAGTATCCCAACATCGCCTCATTAGAAACTAGCGTCCCTAAATCATCGGCTCCTACCTATCCTGTACATGTGCAACAGATACTCAATATCAACTTGCAGTAAAGCTCCATGGGGTCTTTCCGTCCTGTCGCGGGTAACCTGCATCTTCACAGGTACTAAAATTTCACCGAGTCTCTCGTTGAGACAGTGCCCAAATCGTTACGCCTTTCGTGCGGGTCGGAACTTACCCGACAAGGAATTTCGCTACCTTAGGACCGTTATAGTTACGGCCGCCGTTTACTGGGGCTTCAATTCATACCTTCGCTTACGCTAAGCACTCCTCTTAACCTTCCAGCACCGGGCAGGCGTCACCCCCTATACATCATCTTACGATTTAGCAGAGAGCTGTGTTTTTGATAAACAGTCGCTTGGGCCTATTCACTGCGGCTCCATATAAATGGAGCACCCCTTCTCCCGAAGTTACGGGGTCATTTTGCCGAGTTCCTTAACGAGAGTTCTCTCGCTCACCTGAGGCTACTCGCCTCGACTACCTGTGTCGGTTTGCGGTACGGGTAGGTTATAATTAAACGCTAGAAGATTTTCTTGGCAGTGTGACATCAGATACTTCGCACTCGAAAGTGCTTCCCCATCACAGCTCAATCTTAGAGGTACAAGCATTTAACTCATACCAAACCTCACTGCTTAGACCAGAATCCATTAACTGGCTTATCTTAGCCTACTGCGTCCCTCCAATCACTATATAACCTAGTACAGGAATATCAACCTGTTGTCCATCGGATACGCCATTCGGCCTCTCCTTAGGTCCCGACTAACCCAGGGCGGACGAGCCTTCCCCTGGAAACCTTAGTCTTACGGTGGACAGGATTCTCACCTGTCTTGCGCTACTCATACCGGCATTCTCACTTCTAATCGCTCCAGCACTCCTCACGGTATACCTTCATCGCTGATTAGAACGCTCTCCTACCAATTAAATAAATTTAATTCCATAGCTTCGGTAATATGTTTTAGCCCCGGTACATTTTCGGCGCAGGATCACTCGACTAGTGAGCTATTACGCACTCTTTAAATGATAGCTGCTTCTGAGCTAACATCCTAGTTGTCTGTGCAATCCCACATCCTTTTCCACTTAACATATATTTTGGGACCTTAGCTGATGGTCTGGGCTGTTTCCCTTTCGACTATGGATCTTAGCACTCACAGTCTGACTGCCCAACGCATGTAAATGGCATTCGGAGTTTATCTGATATTGGTAATCCGGGATGGACCCCTCAATCAAACAGTGCTCTACCTCCATTACATTCAAGTTGGACGCTAGCCCTAAAGCTATTTCGGAGAGAACCAGCTATCTCCAAGTTCGTTTGGAATTTCTCCGCTATCCACAAGTCATCCAAACACTTTTCAACGTGTCCTGGTTCGGGCCTCCAGTGCGTCTTACCGCACCTTCACCCTGCTCATGGATAGGTCACTTGGTTTCGGGTCTAAATCATGATACTAATGCGCCCTATTAAGACTCGCTTTCGCTACGGCTCCGCCTCTTCAGCTTAACCTCGCATCATAACTTAACTCGCCGGTTCATTCTACAAAAGGCACGCTCTCACCCATTAACGGGCTCGAACTTGTTGTAGGCACACGGTTTCAGGTGCTATTTCACTCCCCTCCCGGGGTTCTTTTCACCTTTCCCTCACGGTACTTGTTCACTATCGGTCACTAGAGAGTATTTAGGGTTGGGAGATGGTCCTCCCAGATTCCGACGAGATTTCTCGTGTCTCGCCGTACTCAGGATACTGCTAGGTATATAATCTATTTCGGATACGAGGCTATTACTCTCTTTAGCTTACCTTCCCAGGTAATTCTCCTATAAACTATAAGTCCACAGCGCAGTCCTACAACCCCAACAGATAAATCTGTTGGTTTGCCCTTCTTCCGTTTCGCTCGCCGCTACTAAGGAAATCGCGTTTGCTTTCTCTTCCTGTTGCTACTTAGATGTTTCAGTTCACAACGTCTTGCCTCAAAAGTACTATGTATTCATACTTATGATAGTAGCCATTAGCTACTGGGTTCCCCCATTCGGACACCTACGGATCAACGCGTACTTACAGCTCCCCGTAGAATTTCGTAGTTAGTCACGTCCTTCATCGCCTTCTAGTGCCAAGGCATCCACCGTGCGCCCTTATTAACTTAACCTTTAAATTGATACATTTAAGTATCTTGGTAATAAGTATTGAGTCTTTCGACTCACGCTTTTTTTTTGAGGTGTTGTATAAATACAACACTTCTCGGTTTATTTCTTGTTATTTTAGAAATTGTTATTCAGTTTTCAATGATCAAATCTTCTATTTTAACGTCTTCGTTGACAAGATGATATCACTATCATCCTATGGAGCCTAGCGGGATCGAACCGCTGACCTCCTGCGTGCAAAGCAGGCGCTCTCCCAGCTGAGCTAAGGCCCCCTCTTCTTCAGAGAAGATTTTTACTCTTGCTATTAGGTATAAACCTCTCAAAACTAAATAATACAGAATTAAAACGCAAATGCAGGTTATCCATGAATTGCCTAAGCAACCATTTTTCCTTAGAAAGGAGGTGATCCAGCCGCACCTTCCGATACGGCTACCTTGTTACGACTTCACCCCAATCATCTATCCTACCTTAGACGGCTGCCTCCTAAAAGGTTAGCTCACCGGCTTTGGGTATTACAAACTCTCGTGGTGTGACGGGCGGTGTGTACAAGGCCCGGGAACGTATTCACCGCGGCGTGCTGATCCGCGATTACTAGCGATTCCGACTTCATGTAGGCGAGTTGCAGCCTACAATCCGAACTGAGATTGGCTTTAAGAGATTAGCTTGCTATCACTAGCTTGCGACTCGTTGTACCAACCATTGTAGCACGTGTGTAGCCCAGGTCATAAGGGGCATGATGATTTGACGTCATCCCCACCTTCCTCCGGTTTATTACCGGCAGTCTCGCTAGAGTGCCCAACTTAATGATGGCAACTAACAATAGGGGTTGCGCTCGTTGCGGGACTTAACCCAACATCTCACGACACGAGCTGACGACAACCATGCACCACCTGTATCCAGTGTACCGAAGTAACTTCTTATCTCTAAGAATAGCACTGGTATGTCAAGACCTGGTAAGGTTCTTCGCGTTGCTTCGAATTAAACCACATGCTCCACCGCTTGTGCGGGCCCCCGTCAATTCCTTTGAGTTTCAACCTTGCGGTCGTACTCCCCAGGCGGAGTGCTTAATGCGTTTGCTGCGTCACTTAGGGCTGGATAGCCCCAAACAACTAGCACTCATCGTTTACGGCGTGGACTACCAGGGTATCTAATCCTGTTTGCTACCCACGCTTTCGAGCCTCAGTGTCAGTTACAGTCCAGAGAGCCGCTTTCGCCACCGGTGTTCCTCCATATATCTACGCATTTCACCGCTACACATGGAATTCCACTCTCCTCTACTGCACTCAAGTCTAACAGTTTCCAATGCACACAATGGTTGAGCCACTGCCTTTTACATCAGACTTATTAAACCACCTGCGCTCGCTTTACGCCCAATAAATCCGGACAACGCTCGGGACCTACGTATTACCGCGGCTGCTGGCACGTAGTTAGCCGTCCCTTTCTGGTTAGATACCGTCACTTGTGTAATTTTCCACTCTACACAACGTTCTTCTCTAACAACAGAGTTTTACGATCCGAAAACCTTCTTCACTCACGCGGCGTTGCTCGGTCAGACTTTCGTCCATTGCCGAAGATTCCCTACTGCTGCCTCCCGTAGGAGTTTGGGCCGTGTCTCAGTCCCAATGTGGCCGATCACCCTCTCAGGTCGGCTATGTATCATCGCCTTGGTAGTCCATTACACTACCAACTAGCTAATACAACGCGGGTCCATCTCCTAGTGTACCAATTGGTACTTTCAAATACTCAACATGTGTTAAGCATTGTTATGCGGTATTAGCTATCGTTTCCAATAGTTGTCCCCCGCTAAGAGGTAGGTTACCCACGCGTTACTCACCCGTTCGCTACTCTTCATTCTGATACAAGTACCAGAAATCATCGTTCAACTTGCAT
The DNA window shown above is from Lactococcus paracarnosus and carries:
- a CDS encoding phosphatase PAP2 family protein, yielding MKQKKIYQLNASFGLVMFVMLGYLVKFFPNSLTSVDSSIQQVIRRDLSATSTSFFKQVTHFGSARYVVIILGFLLLLFLIKKWYTEAIFLTVNVVMAPILVTILKYVYTRQRPSLPHLVVEKGLSFPSGHAAVSIMLYVTLMVICRQRIKHRYVKNIPLVLAVIIVGLIGMSRIYLGVHFPTDILGGWLISSSWLLFWFPVYDELRFKWRFKGVQK